From the Agromyces laixinhei genome, the window GGAGGCCTTGCCGACGACGAAGTGCACGTTGGCGTGCTTGTCGACGCGGAACTCGATCTTGCCGCCCTTGATGTCGGAGACGGCCTGGCCGACGTTGGGGGTCACGGTGCCGGTCTTCGGGTTCGGCATGAGACCGCGGGGGCCGAGCACCTTGCCGAGACGGCCGACCTGGCCCATGAGCTCGGGGGTCGAGACCGCCGAGTCGAACGCGGTGTAGCCACCGGCGACCTTCTCGATGAGCTCGGCGCCGCCGACCTCGTCGGCGCCCGCCGCGATCGCGGCCTCGGCCGCAGGGCCGGTCGCGAACACGATGACGCGGGCGGTCTTGCCGGTGCCGTGCGGGAGGATGACGGTGCCGCGCACCATCTGGTCTGCCTTGCGGGGGTCGACGCCGAGCTTCAGGGCGACCTCGATGGTCGAGTCGAACTTCGCCGAGCCGGTCTCCTTCGCGATGCCGACGGCCTCGCTCGGGGTGTAGAACTTGCCGTCTTCGATCTTCTCGGCCGCGGCGCGGTAGGCCTTGGACTTCTGTGCCATGTTGTTTCTCCTTGAGAGAGTGTGGTCATCTGCGCCTGGCGGGCGCTGCCACTGATGCTGAGTGTCTGGTGAGCGGATGCCGCGTGGCATCCGTCGGGCCTATTCGACCGTGATGCCCATCGAGCGAGCGGTGCCCGCGATGATCTTCGACGCTGCGTCGAGGTCGTTCGCGTTCAGGTCGACCATCTTCGACTCGGCGATCTCGCGCACCTGTGCCTGGGTCAGCTTGCCGACCTTGGTGGTGTGCGGCACGCCGGAACCCTTGGCGACGCCGGCAGCCTTCTTGATGAGCTCGGCGGCGGGCGGGGTCTTCAGGATGAAGGTGAACGAACGGTCTTCGTAGACCGTGATCTCAACGGGGATGACGTTGCCGCGCTGGGCTTCGGTCGCCGCGTTGTAGGCCTTGCAGAACTCCATGATGTTCACGCCGTGCTGACCCAGGGCCGGGCCGATGGGCGGGGCCGGGTTCGCGGCGCCGGCCTTGATCTGAAGCTTGATCAGACCGGTGACCTTCTTCTTCGGTGCCATGATTTCTCTCTTTCTGTTCGAACGCCCCGGTTGCCGGGGCACTCTCCCGCACCCCCGGCC encodes:
- the rplA gene encoding 50S ribosomal protein L1 → MAQKSKAYRAAAEKIEDGKFYTPSEAVGIAKETGSAKFDSTIEVALKLGVDPRKADQMVRGTVILPHGTGKTARVIVFATGPAAEAAIAAGADEVGGAELIEKVAGGYTAFDSAVSTPELMGQVGRLGKVLGPRGLMPNPKTGTVTPNVGQAVSDIKGGKIEFRVDKHANVHFVVGKASFTKEQLEENANAALEEVLRLKPSSSKGRYIQKGAVSTTFGPGIPLDVNAI
- the rplK gene encoding 50S ribosomal protein L11, which translates into the protein MAPKKKVTGLIKLQIKAGAANPAPPIGPALGQHGVNIMEFCKAYNAATEAQRGNVIPVEITVYEDRSFTFILKTPPAAELIKKAAGVAKGSGVPHTTKVGKLTQAQVREIAESKMVDLNANDLDAASKIIAGTARSMGITVE